The Staphylococcus sp. KG4-3 genome has a window encoding:
- a CDS encoding BCCT family transporter, with the protein MNSSSNQSNGKKISPVFIYSAIIVAIVVIIGAVLPGQFDYVTNTIKLWITDKLGWYYLILTTFIVFFCVFLIFSPIGKLKLGKPNDKPEFNTISWFAMLFSAGMGIGLVFYGAAEPMADFAAPPNADPKTTAAYTEALRSTFFHWGFHAWAIYGVVALALAYAQFRKGEPGLISRTLRPILGNKVEGPIGTIIDILAVFATVVGVAVSLGMGALQINGGLNYLFGIPNNVWVQAIIIVVVTILFMMSAWSGLSKGIQYLSNLNISLGAILMIAVLIIGPTVLILNMMTSSAGSLLNSFLLNTFDTAAQNPQKREWMSSWTLYYWGWWLSWSPFVGIFIARVSKGRSIREFIGGVLLVPALVSFVWFSVFGVLGIETGKKNPELFDMTAETQLFGVFNEIPLGMILSIIALVLIASFFITSADSATFVLGMQTTYGSLEPSNVVKMTWGIAQSLIAFVLLFAGGGNGAEALNAIQSAAIISALPFSFVVIMMMISFYKDANQERKFLGLTLTPNKHRLQDYLQHQQEDYEDDIIEQRKPLRNAEKNDQ; encoded by the coding sequence ATGAATTCTTCTAGTAACCAATCTAATGGTAAGAAGATATCTCCAGTTTTTATCTATAGTGCTATCATCGTAGCAATTGTAGTTATTATCGGTGCAGTATTACCGGGACAATTTGATTATGTTACGAATACGATTAAACTATGGATTACAGATAAACTTGGATGGTATTACCTAATTCTTACAACGTTTATAGTTTTCTTCTGTGTATTTCTAATTTTTAGTCCTATTGGGAAATTAAAATTAGGTAAACCAAATGACAAACCTGAATTCAACACTATCTCATGGTTTGCGATGTTATTCAGTGCTGGTATGGGAATTGGACTTGTATTCTATGGTGCAGCAGAACCAATGGCTGATTTTGCAGCGCCACCAAATGCAGATCCAAAAACGACAGCAGCTTATACAGAAGCATTGCGTTCAACATTCTTCCATTGGGGATTCCATGCGTGGGCAATATATGGTGTTGTTGCATTAGCACTAGCTTATGCCCAATTTAGAAAAGGCGAACCAGGACTTATTTCAAGAACATTACGTCCTATCTTAGGTAACAAAGTTGAAGGCCCAATTGGGACAATCATTGATATACTTGCTGTATTTGCTACAGTAGTAGGTGTGGCCGTATCACTAGGTATGGGTGCCTTACAAATTAATGGTGGGCTTAATTATCTATTTGGTATACCAAATAATGTTTGGGTTCAAGCTATAATCATAGTAGTAGTAACAATTTTATTTATGATGAGTGCTTGGTCTGGATTAAGTAAAGGTATTCAATATTTAAGTAACTTAAATATTAGTTTAGGGGCAATCTTGATGATTGCTGTACTTATTATTGGACCAACAGTATTGATTTTAAATATGATGACGAGCTCTGCAGGTAGTTTATTAAACTCATTCTTATTAAATACGTTTGACACTGCAGCACAAAACCCTCAAAAACGTGAATGGATGTCTAGTTGGACACTTTATTACTGGGGTTGGTGGTTAAGCTGGAGCCCATTCGTAGGTATTTTCATTGCACGTGTATCTAAAGGACGTTCTATACGTGAATTTATAGGAGGAGTACTGCTAGTACCAGCTCTTGTAAGTTTCGTTTGGTTCAGTGTGTTTGGTGTGTTAGGTATTGAAACTGGTAAGAAAAATCCAGAATTATTTGATATGACTGCTGAAACACAACTTTTCGGAGTGTTTAATGAGATACCATTGGGTATGATATTATCTATCATTGCTTTAGTATTAATTGCATCATTCTTTATTACATCGGCTGACTCTGCAACCTTTGTGTTAGGTATGCAAACGACTTATGGTTCATTAGAGCCGTCAAATGTTGTTAAAATGACATGGGGTATAGCACAATCATTAATCGCTTTTGTATTACTATTTGCAGGTGGAGGAAATGGTGCTGAGGCTCTTAACGCAATTCAAAGTGCCGCCATTATAAGCGCCTTGCCATTCTCATTTGTAGTAATCATGATGATGATTTCATTCTATAAAGATG